AGGTGCCGTCGATAGTGGATATCTCCGACAGGTCAATAGCAACGAGCTCTTTCTCAAAGCCTCTCTCTAACGGCTCTACGCCTTGGATGGGTAGCCACATTCAGTGAAGAGGCTAAGGAGTCGACCCTTCATCGGAATTATACCACGATAAGCGTTGGCATTCTCATAGAAAAATTAGTCGCCCTTGCAGTCAAGAAAAGGAGAACCCCTGATAGTGACTGTTTTAATGCCGGAGAGAGACCACATGCTAATTGAAGGAACAGCGGCACTTCCAGTTGCAGCCTATTTAAAAGAGTTAGAGCGTTTTAGAGGCAGAAATATCGTTTTGGTTATCAGTGGGAGTAGGATAGGTTTGGGCGCCCTTAGAAAAATCCTGGGATGTTGAGCCGTCTTTTCCAAAACTTTTTATCCACCACTTCTTATATTCTTTCAATCGATGATGAGGGATCAACCGACTGAAGGATGATGAAGTCTAGCCTATCTGAGATGCATCCGGGGGATAGGGATGTTAAGGGTATTAATATTTGACGTCGATGAGACGCTTGTTTATTATGAACACTACAACGATGGGGAATGGTTTGAAAAATGGGGGAAGAAAGAGATAGAAAAACTTGGGATAAGCGTTGACCACGAAACGTACAAAAAAATGGTTAAAGGAGAACTCCCAAGGAGCTGGGTCGAAAAGCTTGGAGTTAATCACGTGGAATTCTGGAAAGCCATAGACAGGGCAAAGCTCAAGTACAGAAAATGGGCCGCAGAAAAGGGATTAATAAAAGCCTTCCCCGATGTGGATGCTTTGGAGAATTTCAAGCAAATGGGCTTAAAACTGGCAGCCGTTAGCAACGCTTCCCAAGATTGCACGGAATTCGTGCTGGAGCTTTATAACTTGAGGGAATATTTTGATGTCATTCTTGGTAAAGACTACAGGTATTTGGATGGCGCCAAGCCGAATCCCTATCTAATCAAAAAAGCCCTCGATGCCCTCGGAGTTCTTCCAGGTGAAGCTTTGGTCGTGGGGGACTCTGAATCAGATATCTTGGCAGCCCATAGGGCTGGCGTTAGGGCCGTTCAAGTGATGAGGTTTGGGAAAATGGAGGGGGCAGACTATTACGTGAAAGATTTGAACGAACTTGTACAGTTAGTGGGCTCATTAATGGATAAGGATTTATAAAGGAACGACCTAACTTATAATGCCCCCGCGCGAGGACCCACCCAATTAATGAAGGTGGGGGCGATGCGGGGGCAACAGCTCGGCCATAGCGAGGTCCCCACGGGAGGGCCTTCCGCGTTACGGAGCGCGATGACCGTGGGAAACCCTGGCCGAGTACACTTTTCTGGCCCGCCTGGGTTAAGCCGCTTGAGATTGCCCTATGGCTTCAATGAGAGCGG
The Thermococcus sp. 2319x1 DNA segment above includes these coding regions:
- a CDS encoding HAD family hydrolase; translated protein: MLRVLIFDVDETLVYYEHYNDGEWFEKWGKKEIEKLGISVDHETYKKMVKGELPRSWVEKLGVNHVEFWKAIDRAKLKYRKWAAEKGLIKAFPDVDALENFKQMGLKLAAVSNASQDCTEFVLELYNLREYFDVILGKDYRYLDGAKPNPYLIKKALDALGVLPGEALVVGDSESDILAAHRAGVRAVQVMRFGKMEGADYYVKDLNELVQLVGSLMDKDL